A region of Prochlorococcus marinus subsp. pastoris str. CCMP1986 DNA encodes the following proteins:
- the purL gene encoding phosphoribosylformylglycinamidine synthase subunit PurL, which yields MIDSSSNNTYDVNESLKVENLTRDDYEEICKRLGRKPNRTELGMFGVMWSEHCCYRNSKPLLANFPTTGKNVLVGPGENAGVIDVGNDQKLVFKIESHNHPSAIEPFQGAATGVGGILRDIFTMGARPIAVLNSLRFGNLDKLSNISLLRGVVSGISHYGNCVGVPTVGGEIDFDDSYSGNPLVNVMALGLLETDEIVCSGAKEVGSPVLYVGNTTGKDGVGGASFASSELNTNSLDNRPAVQVGDPFIEKSLIEACLDAFKTGDVLSAQDMGAAGLTCSSAEMAANGSLGISINLDLVPARENDMSAYQYLLSESQERMLLVVKEEKLNTLINQFKKWGLFANVIGEVISRKEVIISQKNQIVAQIPTSALSDETPINIHNIIKEPPIHLLEKWEWTEEELPAISENKILSLKDQQKYSFSEIILKLLSNPSIASKSWVYRQYDSQVQSNTVFKPGDADAALIRLRRQDEKNKNNEFSGVAASVDCNSRWVLLDPYRGSIAAVAESARNVSCVGAQPIAITNNLNFSSPETEIGYWQLSSACDGISKACIALETPVTGGNVSLYNESKNQNNQVTPINPTPVIGMVGTIKNVDKAISSGWKNINDQIWIIGSNASESSIAASSYLEYFHDLVTGRPPKIHLQDEKYCQSFLRDSIQKNYIASSHDVSDGGLAVALSECCILSSKGAYIQLEEKNARQDNLLFSEGGSRILFSVNKKEEQNFLNFLEIKSKDFGRNVYVKKIGFVSEHNLDITLQDQTLCNLRVDELTEKFNNSISNCF from the coding sequence ATGATAGATTCTTCAAGTAACAATACTTATGATGTTAATGAATCACTTAAAGTTGAAAACTTAACTCGTGATGATTATGAAGAGATATGCAAAAGATTAGGAAGAAAACCTAATAGAACAGAATTGGGAATGTTTGGAGTAATGTGGTCTGAGCATTGCTGTTATAGAAATTCAAAGCCATTATTAGCTAATTTTCCTACTACAGGAAAAAATGTATTAGTTGGTCCAGGAGAAAATGCAGGTGTTATTGATGTAGGCAATGATCAGAAACTTGTTTTCAAAATTGAAAGTCACAATCATCCTTCTGCTATTGAACCTTTTCAAGGAGCTGCAACAGGAGTGGGTGGCATATTAAGAGATATTTTTACAATGGGTGCGAGACCCATAGCAGTTTTAAACTCTTTAAGATTTGGCAATCTTGATAAATTATCTAATATTTCTTTACTTCGAGGTGTAGTTTCGGGGATATCTCATTACGGTAATTGTGTTGGGGTTCCTACTGTCGGTGGAGAAATAGACTTTGATGACAGTTATTCCGGTAATCCTCTTGTTAATGTTATGGCTTTAGGTTTATTAGAAACTGATGAAATCGTTTGTTCAGGAGCAAAAGAAGTAGGTTCTCCCGTTCTATATGTAGGAAATACCACAGGAAAGGATGGAGTAGGAGGCGCTAGTTTTGCTAGTTCCGAATTAAATACTAATTCATTGGATAATAGACCAGCAGTACAAGTAGGTGATCCATTTATTGAAAAAAGTCTTATTGAAGCTTGTTTAGATGCTTTTAAAACAGGCGATGTACTTTCTGCTCAAGATATGGGAGCTGCGGGATTAACATGTAGTAGTGCTGAAATGGCTGCAAATGGGAGTTTAGGTATTTCAATTAACCTAGATTTAGTTCCTGCAAGAGAGAATGATATGTCTGCTTACCAATACTTACTATCTGAATCACAAGAGAGAATGTTGTTGGTTGTTAAAGAAGAAAAGTTAAATACTCTTATTAATCAATTTAAAAAGTGGGGACTTTTCGCAAATGTTATTGGTGAAGTCATATCTAGAAAAGAGGTTATTATCTCTCAAAAAAATCAAATAGTTGCACAAATTCCTACTTCTGCTTTATCTGATGAAACTCCAATTAATATTCATAATATTATTAAGGAGCCTCCTATTCATTTATTAGAGAAATGGGAATGGACAGAAGAGGAATTGCCAGCTATCAGCGAAAATAAAATTCTTTCTTTAAAAGACCAACAAAAATATTCTTTTTCTGAAATTATTTTAAAACTTTTATCTAATCCTTCAATTGCTTCTAAAAGTTGGGTGTATCGACAATATGATTCCCAAGTACAATCAAATACTGTTTTTAAGCCAGGAGATGCAGATGCAGCGTTAATAAGACTTAGACGGCAAGACGAGAAAAATAAAAATAATGAATTTTCTGGTGTAGCTGCTTCTGTAGATTGTAATAGTAGATGGGTATTATTAGATCCATATAGAGGAAGTATTGCAGCAGTTGCAGAATCTGCTAGAAATGTAAGTTGTGTTGGTGCTCAGCCAATAGCTATAACAAATAATTTAAATTTTTCTTCACCCGAAACTGAAATAGGATATTGGCAACTGTCATCAGCATGTGATGGGATTTCTAAAGCTTGTATTGCTCTAGAGACACCTGTAACAGGAGGAAATGTTTCTTTATATAATGAATCAAAAAATCAAAACAATCAAGTAACTCCTATTAATCCCACTCCTGTTATTGGAATGGTAGGAACTATTAAAAATGTAGACAAAGCTATTAGTTCAGGATGGAAGAACATAAATGATCAAATTTGGATAATTGGTTCAAATGCTTCTGAATCTTCAATAGCTGCAAGTTCTTATTTAGAATATTTTCATGATTTAGTAACAGGAAGACCTCCTAAAATTCATTTACAAGATGAAAAATACTGTCAAAGTTTTTTAAGAGATTCAATTCAAAAAAATTATATCGCTTCTTCTCATGATGTTAGTGATGGAGGTTTAGCTGTCGCTTTATCAGAATGTTGTATTCTGTCTTCTAAGGGAGCTTATATTCAATTAGAAGAAAAAAATGCTCGTCAAGATAATTTATTATTTAGTGAAGGAGGATCAAGAATATTATTTTCAGTTAATAAAAAAGAAGAACAAAACTTTTTGAATTTTCTTGAAATTAAGAGCAAAGATTTTGGAAGAAACGTATACGTTAAAAAAATTGGATTTGTTTCTGAACATAATCTTGATATAACTCTCCAAGATCAAACACTTTGCAATTTAAGGGTTGATGAATTAACCGAAAAATTTAATAATAGTATTTCTAACTGTTTTTAA
- the purF gene encoding amidophosphoribosyltransferase — protein MCGIVGIVSCDDVNQQIYDSLLLLQHRGQDSTGIATMENTVFHIHKAKGQVNTAYRTRDMRNLIGKIGLGHVRYATKGSAESVEEAQPFYVNAPYGIVLIHNGNLTNTRDLEKQLFNVDKRHTNSSSDTEMLLNIFATELQEQIHNQDLEPDIIFNAVKNLHKRIQGSYASIALISGHGLLAFRDPFGIRPLVIGKRISLITQKEEWMVASESLVLENNDYHVVRDVEPGEAIFITNNGEFFSKQCSENPRLFPCAFEYVYLARPDSVMNGISVYQARLKMGDYLAETIKQSIQCGDVDVVMPIPDSSRPAAMQVARQLGIEYREGFFKNRYVGRTFIMPGHQKRKQSVRQKLNAMSTEFKNKNVLIVDDSIVRGTTSKQIVQMAKDAGANKVFFTSAAPPVRYPHVYGINMPNRDELIAHDRSIIEIAEKLEIDHLVYQSVENLRKSIINDSPIQELEMSCFTGSYVTGTVNQEYLKWVENEYNS, from the coding sequence ATGTGTGGAATTGTTGGAATTGTTTCTTGTGATGATGTAAATCAACAGATTTATGACAGTCTTTTGCTACTTCAGCATAGAGGTCAAGATTCAACTGGAATAGCTACAATGGAAAATACTGTTTTTCATATACATAAAGCTAAAGGACAAGTAAATACTGCTTATAGAACAAGAGATATGAGAAATTTAATAGGAAAAATTGGTTTAGGGCATGTTAGGTACGCAACTAAAGGTTCAGCAGAAAGTGTTGAAGAAGCACAACCTTTCTATGTTAATGCTCCTTATGGAATAGTTTTGATTCATAATGGAAACCTTACTAATACAAGAGACCTAGAGAAACAATTATTTAATGTAGATAAACGCCATACTAATTCTTCAAGTGATACTGAAATGTTGTTAAACATATTCGCCACTGAATTACAAGAACAGATCCATAATCAAGATCTAGAGCCAGATATAATTTTTAATGCAGTTAAAAATTTACATAAAAGAATTCAAGGTTCATATGCTTCAATTGCTTTAATTTCAGGGCATGGTTTATTAGCTTTTAGAGATCCTTTTGGTATAAGGCCTTTAGTAATTGGAAAAAGAATTTCTCTTATTACTCAAAAGGAAGAGTGGATGGTAGCTAGTGAGTCTTTAGTATTAGAAAATAATGATTATCATGTTGTTAGAGATGTGGAACCTGGCGAGGCAATTTTTATAACCAATAATGGTGAATTTTTTTCAAAGCAATGCTCAGAAAACCCAAGGTTATTTCCTTGTGCTTTTGAATATGTTTATTTAGCTAGACCAGATTCAGTGATGAATGGAATTTCAGTTTATCAAGCACGTTTGAAAATGGGTGATTATTTAGCTGAAACAATTAAGCAATCAATACAGTGTGGGGATGTCGATGTGGTAATGCCTATTCCTGATTCTTCACGTCCTGCGGCAATGCAAGTTGCTAGGCAGTTGGGGATAGAGTATAGAGAAGGTTTTTTTAAAAATAGATACGTTGGAAGAACTTTCATAATGCCTGGCCATCAAAAACGTAAACAATCTGTAAGGCAAAAGTTGAATGCTATGAGTACAGAATTTAAAAATAAAAATGTACTAATAGTCGATGATTCTATAGTGAGAGGAACTACATCAAAACAAATAGTGCAAATGGCAAAAGATGCTGGTGCAAATAAAGTTTTTTTTACTTCAGCAGCTCCTCCAGTTAGATATCCTCATGTTTATGGAATTAATATGCCTAATAGAGATGAATTAATTGCTCATGATAGATCAATAATTGAAATAGCAGAAAAGCTTGAAATAGATCATCTTGTATATCAAAGTGTTGAAAATTTGAGAAAATCTATAATTAATGATTCTCCCATTCAAGAATTAGAAATGAGTTGTTTTACTGGTTCTTATGTTACTGGGACGGTAAATCAAGAATATTTAAAATGGGTTGAAAATGAATATAATTCTTAA
- a CDS encoding DNA gyrase/topoisomerase IV subunit A — protein MTKEKFTSISLQEEMQRSYLEYAMSVIIGRALPDARDGLKPVQRRILFAMHELGLTPDRPFRKCARVVGDVLGKYHPHGDQAVYEALVRLVQDFSTKYPTLDGHGNFGSVDNDPPAAMRYTETRLAPIAHECFLQEIGSETVSYSNNFDGSQQEPDILPAQLPFLLLNGSSGIAVGMATNIPPHNLGEIVDGLIALINDKEISDLRLSKIILGPDFPTGGELICNSAMNEVYLQGRGSVTVRGVIKNEEINLGKGRHKKNALIISELPYQISKAGWIEKLAELVNLGKIDGISDIRDESDRDGMRVVIELKKDSNSEIVVSNLFKKTALQSNFGAIFLALVDGKPIQLTLRKYLNYFLEFREETIRKRTKYFLRIASEKFEILEGFSIATKNIKDIIEVIQNSENATEAKSILIVKLSLSEKQADAVLSMPLKKLTTLERKQIEIDMKELLEKKKYLNNLLNNRRLLLDTLIEELKSLKKKFNVKRKTKILKDINQEKEIDTINNQILEDLINKETKISVDNRFYFKKIIYNNYKKILDHENKFIDNKNVQKFICRIDKSLKIIGITSSGKIIQIDWKSNITSEFKMDKKVLGNIDPKEIINFHYLDSKLKNYLCILSSDGRFKKVLFDEDMIKSNRIFSITKLKNSTSIIDSFILNKQQQLVILTSIGRLFKFDLSDKNLNPSTKQSLGLLLVNLLPTEQIVSCCKSKDKEILYLVSKKGKFFKLKIDDIYNSYNSKLGYVNEKMQLKDDHFITVLSSNQYIDIETNKNKSARLNLNKLDNNSGKNMLKIDFLNLEKDEYLDNCYRLEKYIN, from the coding sequence ATGACTAAGGAAAAATTCACTTCTATATCGTTGCAGGAAGAAATGCAACGTTCCTATTTAGAATACGCAATGAGTGTGATAATAGGACGTGCTTTACCTGATGCAAGAGATGGACTGAAACCAGTTCAAAGAAGAATTCTTTTCGCAATGCATGAATTAGGACTTACTCCAGATAGACCATTCAGAAAATGTGCCAGAGTTGTGGGCGATGTACTAGGGAAATATCATCCTCATGGAGATCAAGCAGTCTACGAGGCACTGGTTAGATTAGTTCAAGATTTTTCTACAAAATATCCAACTCTTGATGGTCATGGGAATTTTGGATCTGTTGATAATGACCCGCCAGCTGCAATGAGATATACAGAAACAAGATTGGCCCCAATAGCTCATGAATGTTTCCTTCAAGAGATTGGATCTGAAACAGTAAGTTACTCAAATAATTTTGACGGCTCACAACAAGAACCAGACATATTGCCGGCACAATTACCCTTTTTGTTATTAAATGGTTCCTCAGGAATCGCTGTTGGTATGGCAACGAATATCCCCCCGCACAATCTTGGCGAAATAGTTGATGGTTTAATTGCCCTCATAAACGATAAAGAAATAAGCGACTTGAGATTGTCGAAAATTATATTAGGACCTGATTTTCCAACTGGAGGAGAATTAATTTGCAATAGTGCAATGAATGAAGTTTACCTACAAGGAAGAGGCTCAGTAACAGTAAGGGGAGTAATTAAAAATGAAGAAATTAATTTAGGGAAAGGAAGGCATAAAAAAAATGCACTTATAATTTCAGAACTACCTTATCAAATAAGTAAAGCAGGATGGATCGAAAAGCTTGCAGAATTGGTGAATCTAGGAAAAATTGATGGGATTTCTGATATTAGAGATGAAAGTGATAGAGACGGGATGAGGGTCGTTATTGAATTAAAAAAAGATTCAAATTCTGAAATTGTAGTATCAAATTTATTCAAAAAAACAGCTTTACAATCTAATTTTGGTGCAATATTTTTAGCTTTAGTTGACGGTAAACCTATTCAACTTACACTAAGAAAATATCTAAATTATTTTCTAGAATTTAGAGAAGAAACAATTAGAAAAAGAACAAAATATTTTTTAAGAATTGCATCAGAAAAATTTGAAATATTAGAGGGATTTTCAATTGCAACTAAAAATATAAAAGATATTATTGAGGTTATTCAAAACTCAGAAAATGCAACTGAAGCAAAATCAATATTAATAGTCAAACTGAGTCTAAGTGAAAAACAAGCAGATGCGGTATTAAGCATGCCTCTAAAAAAATTAACAACCTTGGAAAGGAAGCAAATTGAAATTGATATGAAAGAACTACTTGAAAAGAAAAAATATCTTAATAATCTTTTAAATAACAGAAGATTATTGCTTGACACTTTGATTGAAGAACTGAAGAGTTTAAAAAAGAAATTTAATGTAAAAAGAAAAACAAAAATTTTGAAAGATATAAATCAAGAAAAAGAAATAGATACTATAAATAATCAAATATTAGAAGATCTTATAAATAAAGAAACAAAAATATCAGTAGATAATAGATTTTATTTTAAGAAGATAATTTATAATAACTATAAAAAAATATTAGATCATGAAAATAAATTTATAGATAATAAAAATGTTCAAAAGTTTATATGTAGGATTGATAAAAGTTTAAAAATTATTGGAATTACATCTTCGGGAAAAATTATTCAAATCGATTGGAAATCAAACATTACTAGTGAGTTTAAAATGGATAAAAAAGTTTTAGGAAATATTGACCCAAAAGAGATAATAAATTTTCATTATCTAGACAGTAAATTAAAAAATTATTTATGCATATTGAGTTCTGATGGAAGATTTAAAAAAGTTTTATTTGATGAAGATATGATAAAAAGTAATAGGATCTTTTCAATTACCAAATTAAAAAATTCTACAAGCATCATTGATTCATTTATTTTAAATAAACAACAACAACTAGTAATATTGACTTCTATTGGTAGGCTTTTTAAATTTGATTTATCAGATAAAAACTTAAACCCAAGTACAAAACAATCACTAGGACTATTATTGGTTAATCTTTTACCTACAGAACAAATAGTTTCTTGTTGTAAAAGTAAGGATAAAGAGATCCTTTATTTAGTTTCTAAAAAAGGTAAGTTTTTTAAACTAAAAATTGATGATATTTATAATTCTTATAACTCTAAATTAGGTTATGTAAATGAGAAAATGCAGCTTAAAGATGACCATTTTATAACAGTTCTATCTAGCAACCAATATATCGATATTGAGACGAATAAAAATAAATCCGCAAGATTAAACTTAAACAAATTAGATAATAATTCTGGGAAAAATATGCTTAAAATAGATTTTTTGAATCTGGAAAAAGATGAATATCTTGATAATTGTTATCGACTAGAAAAATATATCAATTAA
- a CDS encoding tetratricopeptide repeat protein: MKKSLLKILFFSIISSHVFIAESLKALIPYYYLPETKSLQKQGLSIGKEAYQLLYFGQIKDSLNLAKLAVKINNKSEILWTILAETQIANKLYDDALISLDNAQKINPKMSEIYFAKSTIYLKQSKIKKAEISLLSGIKILPKNFKAIFQLGNIYLMEKNYEKAIEEFDKAIKIKKDFWQAINNQGLAYFELNKINLSIISFKKALELEESAEPLLALASCLKNKDINKAIVLAKKALNKDPNYVDFNYRKEQLWGKKLQISTEKLFENPQIKKEILVAKTKIK; the protein is encoded by the coding sequence ATGAAAAAGTCTCTTTTAAAAATATTATTTTTTTCAATAATTAGTAGCCATGTTTTTATCGCTGAAAGTTTAAAAGCTTTAATACCATATTATTACTTGCCAGAAACAAAAAGCTTACAAAAACAAGGTTTATCAATTGGAAAAGAAGCTTATCAGCTTCTGTATTTTGGACAAATCAAAGATAGTTTGAATTTGGCAAAATTAGCTGTAAAAATAAATAATAAAAGTGAAATATTATGGACTATCTTAGCTGAAACACAAATTGCCAATAAATTATATGATGATGCTTTGATTTCACTAGATAATGCTCAGAAGATAAACCCCAAAATGAGTGAAATATATTTTGCAAAAAGTACTATATATTTAAAACAATCAAAAATAAAAAAAGCAGAAATTTCTTTACTTTCAGGAATTAAAATCCTTCCTAAAAACTTTAAAGCAATTTTTCAATTAGGAAATATTTATTTAATGGAAAAAAATTATGAAAAAGCCATAGAGGAATTTGATAAAGCAATAAAAATTAAAAAAGATTTTTGGCAAGCAATTAACAACCAAGGATTAGCATATTTTGAACTAAATAAAATTAATCTTTCTATTATCTCTTTTAAAAAGGCTCTAGAACTTGAGGAAAGTGCAGAACCACTTTTAGCACTTGCTTCATGCTTAAAAAATAAGGACATTAATAAAGCAATAGTTCTAGCAAAAAAAGCTTTAAACAAAGACCCAAATTATGTTGACTTTAATTATAGAAAAGAACAGCTTTGGGGTAAAAAACTACAAATTTCTACTGAAAAACTTTTTGAAAATCCTCAAATTAAAAAAGAAATATTAGTTGCAAAAACAAAAATTAAATAA
- the queG gene encoding tRNA epoxyqueuosine(34) reductase QueG, protein MRNMIQNKKEFSEKLKKRAIFEGFAVSGIASIPGSSRVKLRTQALERWLANNYHSEMKWMEAERRKNIKSLLNEAKSVLTVGFNYLSHEHKEKAKFKIGKFGQGEDYHKVIAKKLKKIGKWINTKVPNCKWKICVDTSPLLEKAWAEEAGLGWIGKNSNLINKEFGSWLTLGFLILSEDLTPDNSSQSLCGICEKCIEKCPTNAITEPFVIDSEQCIAYHTIENRNQTFPEHVEKHLNGWIAGCDICQDVCPWNKTVPLNKSIEAYPKSWVKNLNIEALSWDEKKWKKNLQGTTLKRIKPWMWKRNIKAMLKNT, encoded by the coding sequence ATGAGAAATATGATTCAAAATAAAAAAGAATTCAGTGAGAAGCTAAAAAAAAGAGCAATATTTGAAGGTTTTGCCGTATCCGGTATAGCATCAATACCAGGAAGTTCTCGAGTCAAATTAAGAACTCAAGCATTAGAAAGATGGTTAGCAAATAATTATCATTCTGAAATGAAATGGATGGAAGCCGAAAGAAGAAAAAATATAAAATCTCTCCTAAATGAAGCGAAAAGTGTTTTAACTGTTGGTTTTAATTATTTAAGTCATGAACATAAGGAAAAAGCAAAATTCAAAATTGGAAAATTCGGCCAAGGAGAAGATTATCACAAAGTTATTGCTAAAAAATTAAAAAAAATAGGTAAATGGATTAATACTAAAGTTCCAAATTGCAAGTGGAAAATTTGCGTTGACACATCCCCTCTTCTTGAAAAAGCATGGGCAGAAGAAGCGGGTCTAGGTTGGATAGGCAAAAATAGTAATCTTATTAATAAAGAATTTGGATCATGGCTAACCTTAGGTTTTTTGATTCTTTCGGAAGATTTGACGCCTGACAATTCTTCCCAATCTCTATGTGGTATATGTGAAAAATGTATTGAAAAATGTCCAACAAATGCAATAACAGAACCCTTTGTTATTGATTCTGAACAGTGCATTGCATACCATACTATAGAAAATAGAAATCAAACTTTTCCAGAACATGTAGAAAAACATTTAAATGGATGGATTGCTGGTTGTGATATCTGCCAAGATGTATGTCCTTGGAATAAAACAGTTCCATTAAATAAGAGCATTGAAGCTTATCCAAAATCATGGGTTAAAAATCTAAATATTGAAGCATTAAGTTGGGATGAAAAAAAATGGAAAAAAAATCTTCAAGGAACTACATTAAAAAGAATAAAACCATGGATGTGGAAAAGAAATATAAAAGCAATGCTCAAAAATACATAA
- a CDS encoding DUF502 domain-containing protein — MVESTQSQDSNLGTRLQQDLKNDLIAGLLVVIPLATTIWLSSIVSKFVLTLVTSVPKQLNPFITLNPLLQDLINLTLGLTVPLLAILLIGLMARNFVGRWLLEFGEGTLSKIPVAGAVYKTLKQLLETFLSNKSNRFRRVVLVEYPREGLFSVGFVTGDVGPSLQSELDEKLLSVFIPTAPNPTTGWYTLVPESSVKDLAISVEDAFRTIISVGIVNPDEKDSSSNPTFSKLFSQLRASTNTSST, encoded by the coding sequence TTGGTTGAATCTACTCAAAGTCAAGATTCGAACCTAGGAACTAGGCTCCAACAAGATTTAAAAAATGATCTGATAGCAGGGTTGTTAGTTGTTATTCCATTGGCAACCACTATTTGGCTTTCTTCTATTGTTAGTAAATTTGTTCTTACATTAGTTACTTCAGTCCCTAAACAATTAAACCCATTTATTACATTAAATCCTTTATTACAAGATTTAATTAATTTAACCTTAGGTTTAACAGTACCTTTATTGGCAATTTTGCTAATTGGTTTGATGGCGAGAAATTTTGTTGGAAGGTGGTTGTTAGAATTTGGAGAAGGTACTTTATCAAAGATTCCAGTCGCAGGGGCAGTTTATAAAACTCTAAAACAATTACTTGAAACTTTTTTAAGTAATAAATCCAATAGATTTAGAAGAGTTGTTTTAGTAGAGTATCCACGAGAGGGTTTATTTAGTGTTGGGTTTGTAACTGGGGATGTTGGCCCATCACTTCAATCAGAATTAGATGAGAAATTATTAAGTGTTTTTATACCTACTGCCCCTAACCCAACGACAGGTTGGTATACATTAGTTCCTGAATCGTCTGTTAAAGATCTTGCTATTTCAGTAGAAGATGCATTTAGAACAATAATTTCGGTAGGTATTGTTAATCCTGATGAAAAAGATAGCTCTTCAAATCCTACTTTTTCGAAATTATTTTCCCAACTAAGAGCTTCTACAAATACTTCATCTACTTAA
- the nusB gene encoding transcription antitermination factor NusB: protein MHNRSLSRELSLLSLGLIKDTADLELNKIQIDEIFESALDSLINHCRDELDNCEADLENVSQHILDSELKEGSNSSFANVRDELKKAFYKMESVMNSLSVTLDFPKLIVSSNQIDIREDVNHRILSIINNLKSIDSEIDEVMDRWRLKRLPRVDRDILRLAYVDIHFLDTPVAVACDEAVNLANKYCDTQGRKMINGVLRRLQRVKVN from the coding sequence ATGCATAACAGATCGCTATCACGAGAATTGTCTTTACTTTCATTAGGTCTTATCAAAGATACGGCAGATTTAGAATTAAATAAAATTCAAATTGATGAAATTTTTGAATCCGCTTTAGATTCTTTAATAAACCACTGTAGAGATGAGTTAGATAATTGTGAAGCAGATTTAGAAAATGTATCGCAACATATTTTAGATAGTGAATTAAAGGAAGGTAGTAATTCTTCTTTTGCAAATGTTCGAGATGAACTTAAAAAAGCTTTTTATAAAATGGAATCAGTAATGAACTCACTTTCAGTTACTTTAGATTTTCCAAAATTGATTGTATCAAGTAATCAAATTGACATTAGAGAAGATGTAAATCATAGAATTTTAAGCATAATTAATAATTTAAAATCTATAGACTCGGAAATTGACGAAGTAATGGATAGATGGAGATTAAAAAGGTTGCCTAGGGTTGATCGTGACATATTACGCTTAGCTTATGTTGATATTCATTTTTTAGACACTCCTGTAGCAGTTGCATGTGATGAGGCCGTTAATTTAGCAAACAAATATTGTGATACACAAGGTAGAAAAATGATAAACGGGGTTTTAAGGAGATTGCAAAGAGTTAAGGTGAATTAA
- the ftsY gene encoding signal recognition particle-docking protein FtsY gives MTNNESDSSLEWASQAYALLKQKQELKKQEDQLKAEELKAEQLKVEELKAEQLKAEELKAEQLKAEELKAEQLKAEELKAEQLKVEVNKQNFSNLQDDTEVKLGDFDDDFTWSAMVLAAQGKKVNEISIDEIDWLSKLRRGLEETRKGFVSELLDKLGDDPLTPESLDDLETLLIRADVGIDSTDKVINALRKKLNEEVVGGEEGIKFLKDELRAIIEKPIKNSGTNILVPQKGKLNVWLIVGVNGVGKTTTLGKLAYLSSKSNYKTLIAAADTFRAAAVEQLQVWGDRSKVDVISNQSKNADPAAVVFDAINAANKRKSDLLLVDTAGRLQNKNNLMDELSKIKKIIDKKVPDAIIESLLVLDASQGQNGLKQAKSFAKSANLSGAIITKLDGTSRGGVSLAVSAEVNLPIRFIGAGEGIKDLRPFNSFEFVEALLADR, from the coding sequence ATGACTAATAATGAATCTGATAGTTCTCTTGAATGGGCTTCACAAGCTTATGCTTTGTTAAAACAAAAACAAGAATTAAAAAAACAAGAAGATCAACTTAAAGCAGAAGAACTAAAAGCAGAGCAATTAAAGGTAGAAGAACTAAAAGCAGAGCAATTAAAGGCAGAAGAACTAAAAGCAGAGCAATTAAAGGCAGAAGAACTAAAAGCAGAGCAATTAAAGGCAGAAGAACTAAAAGCAGAGCAATTAAAGGTAGAAGTTAATAAACAGAATTTTTCTAATTTGCAAGATGATACAGAAGTTAAATTAGGAGATTTTGATGATGATTTTACTTGGTCAGCAATGGTGTTGGCTGCGCAGGGTAAAAAAGTAAATGAAATATCAATTGATGAAATAGATTGGTTGAGTAAATTACGAAGAGGATTAGAAGAAACAAGAAAAGGTTTTGTATCAGAATTATTAGATAAATTAGGAGATGATCCACTTACACCAGAATCTTTAGATGATTTAGAGACATTATTAATAAGAGCTGATGTTGGTATTGACTCAACAGATAAAGTAATTAATGCACTTAGGAAAAAATTAAATGAAGAAGTTGTTGGAGGAGAAGAAGGAATAAAATTTTTAAAAGATGAATTACGAGCAATCATTGAAAAACCAATAAAAAATTCTGGAACAAATATTCTTGTTCCACAGAAAGGGAAGTTGAATGTTTGGCTAATAGTGGGAGTAAATGGAGTTGGCAAAACAACAACTTTGGGGAAACTTGCTTATTTGTCATCAAAAAGTAACTATAAAACTTTAATAGCAGCAGCTGATACTTTCAGAGCAGCAGCCGTAGAACAATTACAGGTATGGGGTGATAGAAGTAAAGTAGATGTTATTTCGAATCAATCAAAGAATGCAGATCCAGCAGCCGTAGTTTTTGATGCTATTAACGCAGCAAACAAACGCAAAAGCGACCTATTACTCGTAGATACTGCAGGAAGGCTACAAAATAAAAATAATCTTATGGATGAATTATCAAAAATAAAAAAAATTATTGACAAAAAAGTCCCTGATGCAATCATTGAGTCTTTATTAGTTTTAGATGCTAGTCAAGGACAAAATGGATTAAAGCAGGCAAAAAGTTTTGCAAAATCTGCAAATTTAAGTGGTGCAATTATTACTAAATTAGATGGTACTTCAAGAGGTGGCGTTTCTCTGGCTGTTTCTGCAGAAGTCAATCTGCCGATAAGATTTATCGGCGCTGGAGAGGGTATTAAAGATTTAAGACCATTTAATAGCTTTGAGTTTGTTGAGGCTTTGCTTGCTGATAGATAA